The Cylindrospermopsis curvispora GIHE-G1 genome contains a region encoding:
- the brxL gene encoding protease Lon-related BREX system protein BrxL produces MILATFNKPYPAPPMHDLNHKLNTHYPGKVVRKDLTKRIKEGANVPVYVLEYLLGMYCATDDETTIEEGVERVKKILAQNYVRPDEAELVKSKIRELGRFTVIDQVSVILNEKNDIYQGTLTNLGLKNLVIGPEIVKTNSKLLGSGIWCILQLEYEAGAKPSPFIVGSLKPVQMPTIDMEELFSTRSAFTRSEWIDILIRSTGIEPTTLKEEVKWHLLARLIPLCENNYNSCELGPRSTGKSHVYKEVSPNSILISGGKTTVANLFYNMSTRRIGLVGLFDVVAFDEVAGISFHDNDGVQIMKDYMASGSFARGKAEISANASMVFVGNIDHSVESLVKTSHLLAPFPQAMIDTAFFDRFHAYIPGWEVPKFSPENFTNQYGFIVDYLAEWLREMRKRSFADVLDKYFRLGNNLKQRDVQAVRKTVSGMLKLIFPDGSFSKEDVRDALIYALKVRRRIKEQLKKIGGMEFYDVHFSYIDLETMEEQFVSVPEQGAATLISPDILNPGHLHFISPTDSNVIGAFKLELQTVIGNGKLTRTGMANTSKIKDSLNIAMNYFKANSQRVSSGIIPTNWDFLLQIIDLQGSGIPQESGLALLISLCSATLKRSLQAQLVILGEMTLGGTITPVSNLATSLQVAFDAGAKRILLPMSSAVDIASVPPELFAKFQTSFYTDPVDAVFKALSVD; encoded by the coding sequence ATGATTTTGGCGACTTTTAATAAACCTTACCCAGCTCCCCCCATGCACGACCTCAATCACAAACTTAACACCCATTATCCTGGAAAAGTTGTACGTAAGGATTTAACCAAGCGTATTAAGGAAGGTGCTAATGTACCCGTTTATGTGTTGGAATATTTATTGGGTATGTACTGTGCTACCGATGATGAAACTACTATTGAGGAAGGGGTAGAGCGAGTAAAAAAGATTCTTGCCCAAAACTATGTACGTCCAGATGAAGCAGAACTAGTAAAGTCTAAAATTAGGGAGTTAGGACGTTTTACAGTTATAGATCAAGTTAGCGTCATATTAAATGAAAAGAATGATATTTACCAGGGAACATTAACCAATCTAGGCCTAAAAAATCTAGTCATAGGTCCGGAGATTGTCAAAACCAACTCCAAGTTATTGGGTAGTGGAATTTGGTGCATTTTACAACTAGAGTATGAAGCAGGAGCAAAACCAAGCCCTTTTATTGTGGGTAGTTTAAAACCAGTACAAATGCCCACAATAGACATGGAGGAACTATTTAGTACCCGTTCAGCTTTTACCCGTAGTGAATGGATTGATATTCTAATCAGATCCACAGGAATTGAGCCAACTACCCTCAAAGAAGAAGTAAAATGGCACTTACTAGCTAGATTGATACCTTTGTGCGAGAACAACTATAATAGTTGTGAACTGGGACCTCGCTCCACGGGTAAGTCTCATGTTTATAAGGAAGTTTCTCCCAATTCTATCCTGATTTCGGGAGGTAAAACCACAGTAGCCAATTTGTTTTACAACATGTCCACCCGTCGAATTGGACTAGTGGGTTTATTCGACGTAGTAGCTTTTGATGAAGTTGCGGGAATCAGCTTTCATGATAATGATGGTGTGCAGATTATGAAAGATTATATGGCATCGGGCTCTTTCGCACGAGGAAAAGCGGAAATTAGTGCCAATGCTTCTATGGTATTTGTGGGTAACATTGATCATAGCGTAGAATCCCTAGTTAAAACATCTCATCTGCTGGCACCCTTTCCCCAAGCGATGATAGACACGGCATTTTTTGACCGATTTCACGCCTATATACCAGGGTGGGAGGTACCCAAATTTAGTCCGGAGAACTTTACCAATCAATATGGTTTTATAGTAGATTATTTAGCTGAATGGCTGCGGGAAATGCGTAAACGTAGTTTTGCTGATGTCTTAGATAAATACTTTCGTCTTGGTAATAATCTAAAACAAAGAGACGTGCAAGCAGTGCGCAAAACAGTTTCAGGCATGCTAAAACTAATTTTTCCCGATGGCTCATTTAGTAAGGAAGATGTACGGGATGCTTTAATATATGCCCTAAAAGTAAGGAGGCGAATCAAAGAGCAGCTGAAAAAAATTGGTGGCATGGAATTTTATGATGTGCATTTTAGCTACATTGATTTGGAAACAATGGAAGAGCAGTTTGTTTCGGTTCCAGAACAGGGAGCAGCAACCCTAATTAGTCCAGATATTTTAAATCCCGGTCACCTTCACTTCATCAGTCCCACAGATAGCAATGTAATTGGCGCTTTCAAACTGGAATTACAAACAGTCATAGGTAACGGTAAACTAACTCGCACAGGAATGGCCAACACATCCAAAATCAAAGATAGTTTAAACATAGCCATGAACTATTTTAAAGCCAACTCCCAACGAGTGAGCAGCGGTATTATTCCCACTAACTGGGACTTTTTGTTACAAATAATAGACCTGCAAGGTAGTGGAATTCCCCAAGAAAGTGGACTAGCTCTACTCATCTCATTATGCTCCGCCACTCTTAAACGCAGTCTTCAAGCCCAACTAGTCATTTTGGGAGAAATGACCCTAGGTGGTACTATTACACCAGTCAGTAACCTAGCTACTAGTTTACAAGTAGCATTTGATGCTGGTGCTAAACGTATTCTTTTACCCATGAGCAGCGCAGTAGATATTGCCAGTGTTCCTCCTGAATTGTTTGCCAAATTCCAAACTTCGTTTTACACTGACCCTGTTGATGCTGTATTTAAAGCCTTGTCCGTAGATTAG
- a CDS encoding AI-2E family transporter, whose protein sequence is MHTRKLLEWWQRFTPLSRIGAIALFAPLLVINGWALSSIFNYFHSLIVILVGASVLAFLLNYPLTWMEKQGARREQVAILVFLIALSILLALGVTLFPLALTQARQLVNRLPEWIDSGRSQLMILNEKAEMMGLPINLDAIVVQINDRVKSQLQAITAQVLNLAVVTVTSLLDFLLTMVLTFYLLQHGDELWQSLVEWLPSKFREPFSRTVRLSFQNFFITQLILSTCMASALIPSFLWLKVPYGLLFGLTIGIMALIPFGGSVGIAITTLLVSLQDISMGVRVLAAAVIVQQILENILAPRILGNFTGLNPVWVLISVLTGARVGGLLGVIVAVPCAVVIKTVIGVIRSPMVIDQTNHQLDETGEQDLAPVENNLPITTLVNHPHIQPKN, encoded by the coding sequence ATGCACACGAGAAAGCTACTAGAATGGTGGCAAAGATTTACACCATTGTCCCGCATCGGGGCGATCGCCCTATTTGCTCCCCTATTGGTGATCAATGGTTGGGCGTTGTCCTCAATTTTCAATTATTTCCACTCATTGATAGTAATTTTAGTAGGAGCTTCAGTGCTGGCATTTTTGCTTAACTATCCACTTACCTGGATGGAAAAACAGGGTGCTAGAAGGGAACAAGTGGCCATCCTAGTATTCTTGATAGCCTTATCAATTCTCCTAGCATTGGGTGTGACCCTATTTCCCTTAGCTTTGACCCAGGCTAGACAATTAGTGAACCGCTTACCAGAATGGATAGATTCCGGGCGATCGCAATTAATGATCTTAAATGAGAAAGCGGAGATGATGGGGTTGCCAATCAATCTTGATGCCATTGTGGTGCAAATCAATGATCGTGTCAAGAGTCAACTACAGGCAATTACCGCCCAGGTTTTAAACTTAGCCGTGGTGACTGTGACCAGTCTATTAGACTTTCTGCTAACTATGGTTTTAACCTTTTATCTGTTGCAACATGGGGATGAACTTTGGCAAAGCTTAGTGGAATGGTTGCCTAGTAAATTTCGGGAACCATTTTCTCGAACCGTCAGGTTGAGCTTCCAGAACTTTTTCATCACCCAACTGATTTTATCCACATGTATGGCCTCGGCCCTAATTCCCTCATTTTTGTGGTTAAAAGTCCCCTATGGACTGTTATTTGGTTTAACCATCGGGATTATGGCATTAATTCCCTTTGGTGGTTCCGTAGGTATTGCCATCACAACCCTATTAGTTTCCCTCCAGGATATTTCCATGGGGGTGAGGGTATTAGCAGCAGCTGTGATAGTTCAACAGATTCTGGAAAACATCCTGGCTCCACGTATTCTAGGTAACTTTACGGGATTAAATCCTGTGTGGGTATTGATTTCAGTGCTTACCGGAGCTAGAGTAGGAGGTTTGTTAGGGGTAATTGTTGCTGTTCCCTGTGCGGTAGTAATCAAAACTGTTATTGGGGTGATTCGTTCTCCTATGGTGATTGACCAGACAAATCACCAATTGGATGAGACAGGTGAGCAAGATTTAGCACCTGTAGAAAATAACTTACCCATAACCACCTTGGTTAATCATCCTCATATTCAGCCCAAGAATTAG
- a CDS encoding 6-pyruvoyl trahydropterin synthase family protein, with the protein MPRWKLSTEFTFDSAHYIKDYNGPCGRMHGHTYRVKIEVTSSQLHSSEYCPHSVMVADFKSLRWAKKDVTQGGLDHCVLNDVLPPEYETTAEMIAKYIYDETKRRLPTGVKLKVAVSETPNSWAEYEDD; encoded by the coding sequence ATGCCCAGATGGAAATTATCCACGGAATTTACATTTGACAGTGCCCACTACATCAAGGATTATAATGGACCCTGTGGGAGAATGCACGGTCACACTTATAGGGTGAAAATTGAGGTCACATCATCACAACTCCATAGCTCAGAATACTGTCCCCATTCGGTTATGGTGGCTGATTTTAAAAGTTTACGCTGGGCTAAAAAGGATGTTACCCAGGGAGGTTTAGATCACTGTGTACTGAATGATGTTTTGCCACCTGAGTATGAAACAACGGCGGAAATGATTGCTAAATACATTTATGATGAAACTAAAAGACGCTTACCAACGGGTGTGAAACTCAAGGTAGCAGTGTCGGAAACACCTAATTCTTGGGCTGAATATGAGGATGATTAA
- the pglZ gene encoding BREX-1 system phosphatase PglZ type A, whose protein sequence is MNITRIKNLLQNLFQEDSRWPHHQRRVVFWYDPDGQFVSIFEELEINDVKKIQLGDTPFTLKYRLFIEEPEQNFLLYAPFPPPEPQDNWLLDIEKSSLTFSADPAALIYADLGLRDRSLEETIRQYLKKFFNCKKRIGHLQSMAISPDTEEKGLLLAMLSVLVNLKVPDGNLLIREVLLKGLLESDNPIWQDIVRFVSAQAFWDVVEEYTGFSSNTPSLNKLFTHLLITHFSISLNTPSSRTLIKESPLTEKIADKIIKPGQRAYSFIDQWMRDDKHREGWQKLSEEISEQLQIFDLIENEPPEILYRSASFEVIDQVLIRSCVKTLRTAFAQISLPETVPLEVKSWKQWLKPRSELIWYSKYKYVYQALESAIALWEIQQQYPKGFESTPKPLFQEYTEKLYKFDQEYRHFILASTQSLGDIIKELMEDIDNFYTQWFLENLGSSWSNVLSKNSNWELRDIPPQQRFFRRYVLPILQRNNKERVFVIISDAFRYEVAKELVEIIQQKLRGEIQIEPVLGVLPSITRLGMAALLPGSKLELIPNSEDVLVDSMSTKSSKTRENVLNQNSSVQAKVIEAKELLTKNTENAKKIVQPNRLIYIYHNVIDAIGDQASSESHVFSACQTAIEDLLRLVKKICNSLNGKNVIITADHGFLYQRPGLEPRDKLVMPSDQCILEKTRRYLLTSKQLNDNTLQNFKLPYVQEEVFAAVPRGTLRFAVQGGGARFVHGGASLQEICVPVIYYQQKSAKGDEGLPRKVEVETIGTNKRVSNNRFTVRILQTEPVQGRWRPRKITVAMYDLQSNIQITDEYTTNLDSTSPHIQEREMEIRLLITTSSPPTEGYLIIKDQEDQTELVKEKWRISLGIANDFGDF, encoded by the coding sequence ATGAACATCACACGTATCAAAAACCTACTGCAAAATCTATTTCAAGAAGATTCCCGTTGGCCTCACCACCAAAGACGAGTTGTATTTTGGTATGACCCAGATGGGCAATTTGTCAGTATTTTTGAGGAGTTAGAAATAAATGATGTCAAAAAAATTCAACTGGGTGACACCCCATTCACTCTTAAATATCGTCTCTTTATTGAAGAACCTGAGCAAAATTTCTTACTTTATGCCCCCTTTCCTCCACCGGAACCCCAAGACAACTGGCTCTTAGATATCGAAAAAAGCAGTTTAACCTTCTCCGCTGACCCAGCAGCTCTAATTTATGCTGACCTGGGTCTACGCGATCGCTCTTTAGAAGAGACTATTCGCCAATATCTCAAAAAATTCTTTAATTGTAAAAAGCGGATAGGTCATTTACAATCCATGGCTATTTCTCCCGACACGGAAGAAAAAGGACTACTACTGGCCATGCTTTCGGTTTTAGTCAATTTAAAAGTTCCTGATGGTAATCTTTTAATTCGTGAAGTATTACTAAAAGGATTATTAGAGTCTGATAACCCTATCTGGCAAGATATTGTGCGATTTGTTTCCGCTCAAGCTTTTTGGGATGTGGTAGAAGAATACACTGGTTTCTCATCTAATACTCCTAGCCTAAATAAGCTATTCACCCATCTGCTCATTACCCATTTTAGTATATCCTTAAATACCCCATCTTCACGAACCCTAATTAAAGAATCACCATTAACTGAAAAAATAGCAGATAAAATTATCAAACCAGGACAACGAGCCTACTCATTCATAGACCAGTGGATGCGCGATGATAAACATCGCGAAGGTTGGCAAAAACTCAGTGAAGAAATTAGCGAACAATTACAAATATTTGACCTCATCGAAAATGAACCACCAGAGATTCTATACAGATCTGCTAGTTTTGAAGTGATAGACCAAGTGTTAATTCGTAGTTGTGTAAAAACCCTCCGCACTGCTTTTGCACAAATCTCCCTTCCAGAAACTGTACCCCTAGAAGTAAAATCCTGGAAACAATGGTTAAAACCTCGTTCCGAGTTGATTTGGTACTCTAAATACAAATATGTCTATCAAGCTCTAGAATCAGCGATCGCACTTTGGGAAATACAACAACAATATCCAAAAGGATTTGAGTCAACTCCCAAACCTCTATTTCAAGAATATACGGAAAAACTATATAAGTTCGACCAAGAATATCGCCACTTCATTTTAGCCAGTACTCAATCTTTAGGGGATATTATTAAAGAACTAATGGAAGATATAGACAACTTTTATACCCAATGGTTTTTGGAAAATCTCGGTTCCTCCTGGTCTAATGTTCTCAGCAAGAATAGCAACTGGGAACTAAGGGATATCCCCCCCCAACAGCGATTCTTCCGTAGATATGTGTTACCCATTCTGCAACGAAATAACAAAGAAAGAGTATTTGTTATTATTTCTGATGCTTTTCGCTATGAGGTAGCCAAAGAACTGGTAGAAATAATCCAACAGAAGTTACGAGGAGAAATCCAAATAGAACCAGTTCTCGGTGTTTTACCCAGTATTACCCGTCTAGGAATGGCAGCTCTTCTACCCGGATCTAAGTTGGAATTAATACCAAATAGTGAGGATGTGTTAGTAGATAGCATGAGTACGAAAAGCAGTAAGACTAGGGAAAACGTACTAAATCAAAACAGCTCTGTACAAGCAAAAGTGATAGAAGCTAAAGAGCTATTAACAAAGAATACGGAAAACGCCAAAAAAATAGTACAACCCAACAGACTAATTTATATATATCACAATGTAATTGATGCCATTGGTGACCAAGCATCTAGTGAATCTCATGTTTTTTCGGCTTGTCAAACAGCTATTGAAGACCTGTTAAGACTAGTCAAAAAAATTTGTAATTCCCTGAATGGAAAAAATGTTATTATTACAGCAGACCATGGATTCTTATATCAAAGACCTGGGCTTGAACCAAGAGATAAACTGGTCATGCCATCGGACCAATGTATCTTAGAGAAAACACGTCGTTATCTACTAACAAGTAAACAACTGAATGATAACACCCTACAGAATTTTAAACTCCCCTATGTTCAAGAGGAAGTATTTGCAGCGGTTCCCCGAGGGACATTAAGATTTGCAGTGCAGGGAGGAGGAGCAAGATTTGTTCATGGAGGAGCATCCCTACAGGAAATTTGCGTCCCCGTAATCTATTATCAGCAAAAATCAGCCAAAGGTGACGAAGGACTACCGCGCAAAGTAGAAGTAGAAACAATTGGCACTAACAAAAGAGTCAGCAATAACCGATTTACCGTCAGAATACTACAAACTGAGCCAGTACAAGGAAGATGGCGTCCCCGTAAAATTACAGTTGCCATGTATGACCTTCAAAGTAATATTCAAATTACGGATGAGTACACCACCAACCTAGATAGCACTAGTCCCCATATCCAAGAGCGAGAAATGGAGATAAGATTATTAATAACCACAAGTTCTCCACCCACGGAAGGCTACTTAATTATCAAAGATCAAGAAGACCAAACTGAACTGGTCAAAGAAAAATGGAGAATTAGTCTCGGAATTGCCAATGATTTTGGCGACTTTTAA
- a CDS encoding NAD(P)H-quinone oxidoreductase subunit F, with the protein MSQYLLETVWLVPGYALLGGLLALPWSPGIIRRTGPRPAGYVNLITTFLAFLHSAIAFTATWNHPAKEVFIPWLSTAGLNLTINLELSSITVGALVVITGLNFLAQVYAVGYMEMDWGWGRFYSLLGFFEAGLCALALCNNLFFSYVVLEILTLGTYLLVGLWFSQPLVVTGARDAFLTKRVGDLFLLMGVLGLWTLAGTWDYQDLATWAQTAKVDPTIITLVCLALIAGPMGKCAQFPLHLWLDEAMEGPIPSTILRNSVVVASGAWVLIKLQPVFSLSPIASTTMIAIGAVTAVGGSLIAIAQIDIKRCLSYSVSAYMGLVFIAVGTQQNEAALLLVLTHALSAALLVMSTGGIIWNSITQDVTQLGGLWSRRPISGLAFIVGTLGLIAFPPLGSFWALLKLVDGIWANHPWLVGIIIAVNALTAFSLTREFSLIFGGKPKQMSERSPEAIWLMVLPMMILFGFVLHVPIVLESLSLLPSWTTLQKDVALLLIWSSIFGVSISAVIYLGNIPKPITLPWKGLQNLLAYDFYTPKLYKVTIIFGVAQLSKLADIVDRFVVDGIVNFVGLFSLLGGESLKYSNSGQTQFYAFTVLVGVAVLGAWATWPFWSVQFMNLVF; encoded by the coding sequence ATGTCCCAATACTTGCTAGAAACCGTTTGGTTGGTTCCTGGCTATGCTTTATTAGGTGGTCTTTTAGCATTACCCTGGTCTCCGGGGATAATTAGACGAACAGGACCAAGACCAGCTGGTTATGTCAATTTAATAACAACATTTTTGGCCTTTTTACATTCAGCAATTGCTTTTACAGCCACTTGGAACCATCCAGCTAAAGAAGTCTTCATTCCATGGCTATCTACCGCTGGGTTAAACCTAACCATTAATCTGGAACTATCTTCAATTACGGTTGGTGCCCTAGTTGTAATCACCGGATTAAACTTTCTTGCCCAGGTTTATGCTGTGGGCTATATGGAAATGGACTGGGGATGGGGACGCTTTTACTCCCTGTTAGGATTTTTTGAAGCCGGGTTATGTGCACTAGCCCTATGTAATAACCTATTCTTCAGTTACGTAGTTTTGGAAATCCTCACCTTGGGAACCTACCTATTAGTAGGTTTATGGTTTAGTCAACCCCTGGTGGTAACTGGTGCGAGAGATGCTTTCTTAACCAAACGGGTAGGTGACCTATTCCTGTTGATGGGAGTTCTAGGACTATGGACATTAGCAGGAACTTGGGATTACCAAGATCTAGCCACCTGGGCACAGACAGCTAAAGTAGACCCCACCATTATCACCTTAGTTTGTTTAGCTCTAATCGCTGGACCCATGGGTAAATGCGCTCAGTTCCCCCTTCACCTATGGTTAGACGAAGCTATGGAAGGACCTATTCCCAGTACCATACTCCGGAACTCCGTAGTAGTTGCCAGTGGAGCTTGGGTCCTAATCAAACTCCAACCCGTATTTAGCTTATCACCAATAGCTTCCACCACCATGATTGCCATCGGTGCAGTTACAGCAGTGGGTGGTTCCCTAATTGCGATCGCTCAAATTGACATTAAACGTTGTCTGTCCTACTCAGTTAGCGCCTATATGGGACTAGTTTTTATTGCGGTAGGCACTCAACAAAATGAAGCCGCTTTACTACTAGTGCTGACCCATGCCTTATCCGCAGCATTGTTAGTAATGAGTACGGGGGGAATAATTTGGAATAGCATTACCCAGGATGTAACCCAACTGGGGGGTTTATGGTCACGTCGTCCAATTTCTGGTTTGGCATTCATTGTGGGGACTTTAGGTTTAATAGCTTTTCCTCCCCTGGGGAGTTTTTGGGCCCTCCTGAAATTAGTGGATGGGATATGGGCAAATCACCCTTGGTTAGTGGGAATTATTATTGCAGTGAACGCCCTAACAGCTTTTAGTTTAACCAGGGAATTTAGTTTAATATTTGGTGGCAAACCCAAACAAATGAGTGAAAGGTCACCAGAAGCCATTTGGTTGATGGTTCTACCCATGATGATACTATTTGGCTTTGTCTTGCATGTACCAATCGTCTTGGAAAGTTTATCCTTACTACCCAGTTGGACCACATTACAAAAAGACGTGGCACTACTGTTAATTTGGTCTAGCATTTTTGGTGTCAGTATTAGTGCTGTCATTTACTTGGGTAATATTCCCAAACCAATTACCTTACCGTGGAAAGGCCTACAAAACCTCTTGGCTTATGACTTTTACACCCCCAAACTCTATAAAGTTACCATCATTTTTGGGGTAGCCCAGCTTTCTAAACTAGCTGACATTGTGGATAGGTTTGTTGTGGATGGAATAGTGAATTTCGTGGGTTTATTCTCTCTTTTAGGAGGAGAAAGTTTGAAATATAGCAACAGTGGACAAACCCAATTTTATGCCTTCACTGTCTTAGTAGGTGTTGCTGTTTTAGGAGCTTGGGCAACCTGGCCTTTTTGGAGTGTTCAATTTATGAATCTAGTTTTTTAA
- a CDS encoding RNA-binding domain-containing protein: protein MTDYREEIISGESEELEFKRSTSLLKEATQTLCAFANHKGGVLYFGISDDGTVVGQMVSNDTLKNIANTIKLNTDPKLYPQVEKVEIEGKSCIRVCIEQSPLKPHVAYGRPYIRIGPTTQQLDQEQYRILLQQRTNGYGFDFQPCPGATLADIDETSVQRFMETANVVRDFNQNLYLPVDQVMEKLDLVKNGIVSNAAVLLFGKNPARFFLTHYEVKVASFPTDTGYDEMTNNHEYTGNLLDTFGKSMDFLLGSIRKSYGKGEQQGVEILEFPRLMLREALVNLIAHRDYRMDVKSTIEVRPSFILFYNPAQLFTPTITIDALKRHHPSRPGNKLIARVFYMMGLFENWGGGTLKIIESARESTGIDPEFAFENGMFSLKIYRKPAS from the coding sequence ATGACTGACTATAGAGAAGAAATCATATCTGGAGAATCGGAAGAACTGGAATTTAAACGCTCCACCTCTCTACTAAAAGAAGCCACCCAGACTCTATGTGCTTTTGCTAATCACAAAGGCGGCGTACTGTACTTTGGTATATCCGATGACGGAACCGTGGTTGGACAGATGGTAAGTAATGACACATTAAAAAACATTGCTAATACCATTAAGCTCAACACAGATCCCAAATTGTATCCCCAAGTGGAAAAAGTGGAGATTGAAGGCAAATCTTGTATTCGGGTATGCATTGAGCAGAGCCCATTAAAACCCCATGTTGCCTATGGTAGACCCTATATCCGGATTGGCCCCACCACCCAGCAGTTGGATCAGGAGCAGTACCGAATCCTGCTTCAGCAAAGAACCAACGGTTATGGCTTTGATTTCCAGCCTTGTCCTGGTGCCACTTTAGCAGATATAGATGAAACAAGCGTGCAAAGGTTCATGGAAACAGCCAATGTTGTGCGTGACTTCAATCAGAATCTCTACCTACCAGTTGATCAGGTTATGGAAAAGCTGGATCTAGTCAAGAATGGCATAGTTAGCAATGCAGCAGTGCTTCTTTTTGGAAAAAACCCCGCCCGCTTCTTTTTGACCCATTATGAGGTCAAGGTTGCAAGTTTTCCTACAGATACGGGTTATGATGAGATGACAAATAATCATGAGTACACAGGTAATTTACTCGATACCTTTGGCAAGTCCATGGATTTCCTTTTGGGTAGCATAAGGAAATCCTATGGGAAGGGCGAACAACAAGGTGTTGAAATTCTTGAATTCCCCAGGTTGATGCTGCGGGAGGCGTTGGTCAATCTGATCGCCCACCGAGATTACCGTATGGATGTTAAATCCACCATCGAAGTCAGACCCTCGTTTATTCTTTTCTACAACCCTGCTCAACTGTTTACGCCTACTATTACTATTGACGCTCTCAAGCGGCACCATCCATCCAGACCTGGTAATAAATTAATCGCCAGAGTGTTTTATATGATGGGTTTGTTTGAGAACTGGGGTGGGGGCACACTCAAGATTATTGAAAGTGCTAGAGAAAGCACGGGTATAGACCCAGAGTTTGCCTTTGAAAATGGCATGTTTTCCTTGAAGATTTATCGAAAACCAGCCAGCTGA
- a CDS encoding LCP family protein codes for MSSQRTSAAGNKPVRSKSRNKNPRRSKSGRWLLFVIGMGGIAVLSGLAGALLAVSDSTPLQQANLTPEQASVFARNPISGNGWQFSQLTRPVNILVMGMSVLPPDIQNPPDHTKNLGYLPQVNSFDGLSDVMLLLKFDPQTKKIVMLSIPRDTRAEIEGVGTKKLNSANVNGGPALTAQAISNLLGGVAIDRYIRINVLGVGKLIDALGGITVYVPKDMKYQDDSQHLYINLKAGKQHLSGDQALQLLRFRHDALGDIGRIQRQQMVLRALFEQSVNGATLARFPQILETIREHIDTNLSIEELIALLGFGTGTNRSNIEMLMLPGRFSENGRYGASYWIPDQQAIEKLAVKNFGLGASWMDTQETIDPSRLRIAIQDSTGEGQSVRGLINTLQQAGYVNVSRVSRGAGEPLETTHIVAQQGDSNSAESVRQVLGFGEVRVESTGDIGSDITIQVGRDWLRKSQEF; via the coding sequence GTGAGTAGTCAAAGAACATCAGCAGCGGGTAACAAACCAGTCAGAAGTAAATCCAGAAATAAAAACCCCAGGAGGTCAAAATCCGGGCGCTGGTTATTATTTGTGATAGGAATGGGGGGAATTGCAGTGCTATCGGGGTTAGCTGGAGCCCTATTAGCTGTTTCTGATAGCACCCCCTTACAGCAAGCCAACCTCACCCCAGAGCAGGCTTCGGTTTTTGCCAGAAATCCCATTTCTGGTAATGGTTGGCAATTTTCTCAATTAACTCGCCCTGTGAATATTTTGGTCATGGGTATGAGTGTACTACCCCCCGATATCCAAAACCCACCTGACCACACCAAGAATTTGGGTTATTTACCCCAAGTTAATTCCTTTGACGGTCTTTCAGATGTGATGCTCCTGCTCAAATTTGATCCCCAGACCAAAAAAATTGTCATGCTTTCTATTCCAAGGGATACCCGGGCCGAAATTGAAGGGGTTGGCACAAAAAAGCTTAACTCTGCCAATGTGAATGGTGGACCGGCATTAACCGCTCAAGCTATTAGTAATCTTTTAGGTGGAGTGGCAATTGATCGTTATATCCGAATTAATGTTTTAGGGGTAGGCAAATTAATTGATGCTTTGGGTGGGATAACAGTTTATGTCCCCAAAGATATGAAGTACCAGGATGACTCCCAACATTTATATATTAATTTAAAAGCAGGTAAGCAACATCTTAGTGGTGACCAAGCACTACAATTATTGCGATTTCGCCATGACGCTTTAGGTGATATTGGCAGAATTCAACGGCAACAAATGGTACTGAGGGCGCTTTTTGAGCAAAGTGTGAATGGTGCAACCCTGGCCAGATTTCCACAGATTTTAGAAACTATTAGGGAGCATATTGACACTAATCTGTCTATTGAAGAGTTAATAGCCCTGCTGGGTTTTGGCACGGGAACAAATAGGTCTAATATAGAAATGTTGATGCTTCCTGGTAGATTTAGTGAAAACGGTAGATATGGTGCAAGTTACTGGATACCGGATCAACAGGCCATTGAAAAACTAGCGGTGAAAAACTTTGGTTTGGGAGCATCATGGATGGATACCCAGGAAACCATTGACCCTTCCAGATTACGCATTGCTATTCAAGATAGCACGGGAGAAGGACAATCGGTTAGGGGTCTAATTAATACTTTACAACAAGCTGGATATGTGAATGTTAGTCGCGTTTCTCGTGGTGCGGGGGAACCGCTGGAAACAACCCATATTGTGGCCCAACAGGGTGATAGTAACAGTGCGGAGTCTGTTCGTCAGGTTTTGGGTTTTGGTGAGGTACGGGTAGAAAGCACTGGTGATATTGGTTCTGACATTACTATTCAAGTGGGGAGGGATTGGTTGCGAAAGTCACAGGAATTTTAG